A genome region from Hoplias malabaricus isolate fHopMal1 chromosome 8, fHopMal1.hap1, whole genome shotgun sequence includes the following:
- the irf2a gene encoding interferon regulatory factor 2a isoform X3, with protein MPVDRQRMRPWLEEQINSEKIQGLQWVNEEEKIFQIPWMHAARHGWELDKDAPLFMNWAIHTGKFRPGVDKPDPKTWKANFRCAMNSLPDIEEVKDMSMKRGYNAFRMYRMLSPAEKAAKKGKKKVDREPKTRRRKVKNAEPDPASKDDTLPDSTVLLAAEPGRRRKPINPNKLLGSDPLDVCAVVEITTENEESTVSSTQLSFPLQLSPISSWNAGSGDESTETDEDSTE; from the exons ATGCCTGTGGACCGGCAGCGGATGAGGCCATGGCTGGAGGAGCAGATAAACAGCGAGAAAATCCAGGGCCTTCAATGGGTTAATGAG GAGGAGAAGATTTTCCAAATTCCCTGGATGCATGCGGCGAGACACGGCTGGGAACTGGATAAAGACGCTCCTCTCTTTATGAACTGGGCCATTCACACAG GAAAATTCCGTCCTGGAGTGGACAAACCCGACCCCAAGACGTGGAAGGCAAACTTTCGCTGCGCAATGAACTCTCTGCCGGACATTGAGGAAGTTAAAGATATGAGCATGAAAAGAGGATATAACGCTTTCAGAATGTACCGTATGCTTTCACCTGCTGAAAAAGCTGCTAAAAAAG GGAAGAAAAAAGTGGACCGGGAGCCAAAAACAAGA AGACGGAAAGTTAAGAACGCTGAGCCTGATCCAGCGTCGAAGGACGACACACTGCCGGACAGCACCGTCTTACTCGCAG CAGAGCCTGGTCGACGCCGCAAGCCCATCAATCCAAACAAGCTGCTGGGCAGTGACCCTCTGGACGTGTGTGCGGTCGTGGAGATCACCACAGAGAACGAGGAGTCGACTGTCAGCTCCACTCAGCTTTCATTTCCTCTACAGCTCTCCCCCATTTCCTCCTGGAATG CAGGTAGTGGAGATGAGAGCACAGAGACGGATGAAGACAGCACAGAG TGA
- the irf2a gene encoding interferon regulatory factor 2a isoform X1, whose product MPVDRQRMRPWLEEQINSEKIQGLQWVNEEEKIFQIPWMHAARHGWELDKDAPLFMNWAIHTGKFRPGVDKPDPKTWKANFRCAMNSLPDIEEVKDMSMKRGYNAFRMYRMLSPAEKAAKKGKKKVDREPKTRRRKVKNAEPDPASKDDTLPDSTVLLAAEPGRRRKPINPNKLLGSDPLDVCAVVEITTENEESTVSSTQLSFPLQLSPISSWNAGSGDESTETDEDSTEDVHPQDLSSCSSENLSTSSSILRIPSFPPDRTFKTSGKTNFSVTCCREESPLVSYEEPPWRPFLASFPFEAAVDLSCSSSTSRASVILQAIDLSSTAGKRE is encoded by the exons ATGCCTGTGGACCGGCAGCGGATGAGGCCATGGCTGGAGGAGCAGATAAACAGCGAGAAAATCCAGGGCCTTCAATGGGTTAATGAG GAGGAGAAGATTTTCCAAATTCCCTGGATGCATGCGGCGAGACACGGCTGGGAACTGGATAAAGACGCTCCTCTCTTTATGAACTGGGCCATTCACACAG GAAAATTCCGTCCTGGAGTGGACAAACCCGACCCCAAGACGTGGAAGGCAAACTTTCGCTGCGCAATGAACTCTCTGCCGGACATTGAGGAAGTTAAAGATATGAGCATGAAAAGAGGATATAACGCTTTCAGAATGTACCGTATGCTTTCACCTGCTGAAAAAGCTGCTAAAAAAG GGAAGAAAAAAGTGGACCGGGAGCCAAAAACAAGA AGACGGAAAGTTAAGAACGCTGAGCCTGATCCAGCGTCGAAGGACGACACACTGCCGGACAGCACCGTCTTACTCGCAG CAGAGCCTGGTCGACGCCGCAAGCCCATCAATCCAAACAAGCTGCTGGGCAGTGACCCTCTGGACGTGTGTGCGGTCGTGGAGATCACCACAGAGAACGAGGAGTCGACTGTCAGCTCCACTCAGCTTTCATTTCCTCTACAGCTCTCCCCCATTTCCTCCTGGAATG CAGGTAGTGGAGATGAGAGCACAGAGACGGATGAAGACAGCACAGAG GATGTCCATCCTCAGGATTTATCGTCCTGTTCCTCTGAGAATTTGTCAACATCTTCTTCCATCTTGAGGATTCCCTCGTTCCCTCCGGACAGAACCTTTAAAACATCTGGAAAGACGAACTTCTCAGTGACGTGTTGCAGGGAGGAGTCCCCTCTGGTTTCGTACGAGGAGCCGCCATGGCGCCCCTTCCTCGCCTCGTTTCCGTTCGAGGCTGCGGTGGATTTGAGCTGCAGTAGCTCGACCTCCCGGGCCTCGGTCATCCTTCAGGCCATCGACCTGTCCTCGACAGCAGGGAAGAGAGAGTAA
- the irf2a gene encoding interferon regulatory factor 2a isoform X2, whose product MPVDRQRMRPWLEEQINSEKIQGLQWVNEEEKIFQIPWMHAARHGWELDKDAPLFMNWAIHTGKFRPGVDKPDPKTWKANFRCAMNSLPDIEEVKDMSMKRGYNAFRMYRMLSPAEKAAKKGKKKVDREPKTRRRKVKNAEPDPASKDDTLPDSTVLLAEPGRRRKPINPNKLLGSDPLDVCAVVEITTENEESTVSSTQLSFPLQLSPISSWNAGSGDESTETDEDSTEDVHPQDLSSCSSENLSTSSSILRIPSFPPDRTFKTSGKTNFSVTCCREESPLVSYEEPPWRPFLASFPFEAAVDLSCSSSTSRASVILQAIDLSSTAGKRE is encoded by the exons ATGCCTGTGGACCGGCAGCGGATGAGGCCATGGCTGGAGGAGCAGATAAACAGCGAGAAAATCCAGGGCCTTCAATGGGTTAATGAG GAGGAGAAGATTTTCCAAATTCCCTGGATGCATGCGGCGAGACACGGCTGGGAACTGGATAAAGACGCTCCTCTCTTTATGAACTGGGCCATTCACACAG GAAAATTCCGTCCTGGAGTGGACAAACCCGACCCCAAGACGTGGAAGGCAAACTTTCGCTGCGCAATGAACTCTCTGCCGGACATTGAGGAAGTTAAAGATATGAGCATGAAAAGAGGATATAACGCTTTCAGAATGTACCGTATGCTTTCACCTGCTGAAAAAGCTGCTAAAAAAG GGAAGAAAAAAGTGGACCGGGAGCCAAAAACAAGA AGACGGAAAGTTAAGAACGCTGAGCCTGATCCAGCGTCGAAGGACGACACACTGCCGGACAGCACCGTCTTACTCGCAG AGCCTGGTCGACGCCGCAAGCCCATCAATCCAAACAAGCTGCTGGGCAGTGACCCTCTGGACGTGTGTGCGGTCGTGGAGATCACCACAGAGAACGAGGAGTCGACTGTCAGCTCCACTCAGCTTTCATTTCCTCTACAGCTCTCCCCCATTTCCTCCTGGAATG CAGGTAGTGGAGATGAGAGCACAGAGACGGATGAAGACAGCACAGAG GATGTCCATCCTCAGGATTTATCGTCCTGTTCCTCTGAGAATTTGTCAACATCTTCTTCCATCTTGAGGATTCCCTCGTTCCCTCCGGACAGAACCTTTAAAACATCTGGAAAGACGAACTTCTCAGTGACGTGTTGCAGGGAGGAGTCCCCTCTGGTTTCGTACGAGGAGCCGCCATGGCGCCCCTTCCTCGCCTCGTTTCCGTTCGAGGCTGCGGTGGATTTGAGCTGCAGTAGCTCGACCTCCCGGGCCTCGGTCATCCTTCAGGCCATCGACCTGTCCTCGACAGCAGGGAAGAGAGAGTAA